AAGGTTATTGACATCTCCTCCTACCAGAACTTCTGCTCCTTCTTCTTTTCCAAGCTGAATGTAAGAAAGGATTTTATCTTTCTGAATCTGTGAAGCCTGTGCTCCCATCATCACGGTTTTATCCAAAGGATTTCCCACTTTGATGGCTTTTACTCTTTCAATCACTCTTTCAATAAAGGCATCTGCAATACCTTCCTGAACCAGCAGTCTTGAAGGACATGTACAGATCTCACCCTGATTAAGAGCAAAAAGTACGGCTCCTTCTATCGCTTTATCTAAAAATTCATCGTCGGCATCCATTACTGAATTGAAGAATACATTGGGTGATTTCCCTCCTAATTCCAGGGTTACAGGAATGATATTTTCTGTGGCATACTGCATTACCATACGTCCTGTAGCAGTAGATCCGGTAAATGCTGCTTTGGCAACTTTCGGATTGGTCACTAAAGCTCTTCCAAGTTCCGCTCCAAATCCGTTAACAATATTGATCACACCAGCTGGTAAAAGGTCTCCGATCAATTCCATTAAAACCATGATTGAAACGGGGGTACTTTCTGCGGGTTTCAAAACCACACAGTTTCCAGCTGCCAATGCCGGAGCCAGTTTCCAGACAGCCATAAGTATCGGGAAATTCCATGGGATGATCTGTGCGATGACTCCAAGAGGTTCGTGAACAATCAGAGATACAGTGTCTTTATCCAGTTCATTATGAGATCCTTCATCTGCACGAATTACAGACGCGAAATATCTGAAATGGTCAATGGCTAAAGGTAAATCTGCGGCCAGTGTTTCTCTTACAGCCTTCCCGTTGTCTATTGTTTCTACTGTAGCAAGATATTCTAAATTCTGTTCTATCCTGTCGGCAATCTTATTCAGAATAATGCTTCTTTCTGTAGAGGAAGTGTTTTTCCAGGTACGGAAAGCTTTATCCGCAGCATCTACAGCCAATTCCAAATCTTCTTTAGAGGAATGGGCTACCTGGGTAAATTTTTTCCCGTCTACCGGAGAAACTACGTCAAAATACTGTCCTTTAACAGGCGGTGTGAACTTACCATCAATATAGTTATCATATCTGTTTTTGAACTCCGGACGCTGTAAAAGGGTCGTTGATCTTGGTTCTGTAATAGTACTCATATTAGTTTGTTTTTATTTTTTCGATACTACCAAATTACACTGAGAAGCCAAAAAGAGTATAGCACAATCGTATAAAAAAAGTGTAAAATAGTGCAAGGGCTTCAATTTTAGTATTTTATTAACAGCAACGTACGGTCAAATTTTCTATATTTGAGTTACCTCCGCTTCAAAAAATTTTAGAAATGAATAACAATACTAAGATTTTATTAAATACTCCTGAATTACGTAAGGAGAACCAGCTATTGAGTCTTGTTGAAAACCAGACGAAATTTAATTTAAACAATTGTGAGTTCAGTATTTATGAAACTCATAAGGCTGCTT
This region of Chryseobacterium culicis genomic DNA includes:
- a CDS encoding aldehyde dehydrogenase family protein, coding for MSTITEPRSTTLLQRPEFKNRYDNYIDGKFTPPVKGQYFDVVSPVDGKKFTQVAHSSKEDLELAVDAADKAFRTWKNTSSTERSIILNKIADRIEQNLEYLATVETIDNGKAVRETLAADLPLAIDHFRYFASVIRADEGSHNELDKDTVSLIVHEPLGVIAQIIPWNFPILMAVWKLAPALAAGNCVVLKPAESTPVSIMVLMELIGDLLPAGVINIVNGFGAELGRALVTNPKVAKAAFTGSTATGRMVMQYATENIIPVTLELGGKSPNVFFNSVMDADDEFLDKAIEGAVLFALNQGEICTCPSRLLVQEGIADAFIERVIERVKAIKVGNPLDKTVMMGAQASQIQKDKILSYIQLGKEEGAEVLVGGDVNNLGEDLEDGYYIQPTIFKGNNRMRIFQEEIFGPVLAFTTFKDEEEAIKIANDTIYGLGAGVWTRDAHQLYNIPRQIEAGRVWVNQYHSYPAGAPFGGYKQSGIGRENHKMMLDHYRQTKNMLISYNKNKLGFF